The Pseudomonas iranensis genome includes a window with the following:
- a CDS encoding peptidoglycan DD-metalloendopeptidase family protein — MTTAPSKAPPLYPKTHLLAASGIAALLSLALLVFPSSDVEAKKTTLSLELESPAEQLTQDQDAADATQATNEPVASPFAQIENSDENAAQTAETAPAPVAPAEKPKEPGHREVVVSKGDTLSTLFEKVGLPAASVHEVLASDKQAKQFSQLKRGQKLEFELSPEGQLTSLHSKVSDIETITLTKNDKGYTFNRVTAKPTVRTAYVHGVINSSLSQSAARAGLSHSMTMDMASVFGYDIDFAQDIRQGDEFDVIYEQKVINGKAVGTGPILSARFTNRGKTYTAVRYTNKQGNSSYYTADGNSMRKAFIRTPVDFARISSKFSMGRKHPILNKIRAHKGVDYAAPRGTPIKAAGDGKVLLAGRRGGYGNTVIIQHGNTYRTLYGHMQGFAKGVKTGGSVKQGQVIGYIGTTGLSTGPHLHYEFQVNGVHVDPLGQKLPMADPIAKSERARFLAQSQPLMARMDQEKATMLASSKR; from the coding sequence ATGACCACAGCACCGTCTAAAGCGCCCCCGCTTTACCCGAAGACCCACCTGCTCGCCGCAAGTGGAATCGCCGCCCTTCTCAGCCTGGCGCTGCTGGTATTTCCCTCCAGCGATGTTGAAGCCAAAAAGACGACTCTGAGTCTTGAACTGGAAAGTCCAGCTGAACAACTGACACAAGATCAAGACGCTGCTGATGCGACTCAAGCCACAAACGAGCCCGTAGCTTCGCCGTTCGCACAAATCGAAAACAGCGACGAAAACGCCGCGCAAACCGCTGAAACCGCGCCGGCACCTGTAGCGCCTGCTGAGAAACCAAAAGAGCCTGGGCACCGTGAGGTCGTGGTTTCCAAAGGCGATACGCTGTCTACCCTGTTTGAAAAAGTCGGTCTGCCTGCGGCCTCCGTGCACGAAGTACTGGCAAGCGACAAGCAAGCCAAGCAGTTCAGCCAACTCAAGCGCGGCCAGAAACTCGAATTCGAACTCAGCCCGGAAGGCCAGTTGACCAGCCTGCACAGCAAGGTCAGCGACATTGAAACCATTACTCTGACCAAGAACGATAAGGGCTATACGTTCAATCGGGTCACCGCCAAGCCAACCGTTCGCACTGCCTACGTCCACGGTGTCATCAACAGCTCACTGTCGCAGTCCGCAGCCCGCGCCGGCCTTTCTCACAGCATGACCATGGATATGGCCAGCGTCTTTGGCTACGACATCGATTTCGCGCAGGACATTCGTCAGGGTGATGAATTCGATGTGATCTACGAGCAGAAAGTCATCAACGGCAAGGCTGTCGGCACCGGCCCGATCCTGTCGGCGCGCTTCACCAACCGCGGGAAGACTTACACCGCTGTTCGCTACACCAACAAACAAGGCAACAGCAGCTATTACACTGCCGATGGCAACAGCATGCGCAAGGCCTTCATCCGTACGCCGGTTGACTTCGCCCGCATCAGCTCGAAGTTCTCCATGGGCCGCAAGCACCCCATCCTCAACAAGATCCGCGCGCACAAAGGTGTCGACTATGCAGCGCCGCGAGGCACGCCGATCAAGGCTGCCGGTGACGGCAAAGTGTTGCTGGCCGGTCGTCGTGGTGGTTACGGCAACACTGTGATCATTCAGCACGGCAACACTTACCGTACGCTCTATGGCCATATGCAGGGCTTTGCCAAAGGCGTGAAAACCGGTGGCAGCGTCAAGCAAGGTCAAGTCATTGGCTATATCGGTACAACTGGCCTTTCCACCGGCCCGCATTTGCACTATGAGTTCCAGGTCAACGGCGTTCACGTCGATCCGCTGGGCCAGAAGCTGCCGATGGCCGATCCGATCGCCAAGTCCGAACGCGCGCGCTTCCTCGCGCAGAGCCAGCCGTTGATGGCGCGCATGGATCAAGAGAAGGCCACCATGCTGGCTTCGAGCAAGCGCTAA
- a CDS encoding anhydro-N-acetylmuramic acid kinase, whose product MALYIGVMSGTSLDGLDIALIEQTSAIKLIATHYLPMPDSMRAELLGLCTSGPDEIARSAIAQQHWVELAASGIHSLLAQQQLKPDAIRAIGSHGQTIRHEPARGFTVQIGNPALLTELTGITVVSDFRSRDVAAGGQGAPLVPAFHEALFEERTGNQAVLNVGGFSNLSLIEPNKPVAGFDCGPGNVLMDAWINRQRGENYDRDGKWAATGKVEPTLLKALLSDPFFVTKGPKSTGREVFNLPWLEQHLSRLPTFAAEDVQATLLELTALTIVESLQGAQSDTQELLVCGGGAHNATLMRRLADLLPNTQVASTATHGVDPDWVEAMAFAWLAHCCLEGIAANRPSVTGARGLRVLGAIYPA is encoded by the coding sequence ATGGCCCTGTATATCGGTGTGATGTCCGGAACCAGTCTCGACGGGCTGGACATCGCCCTGATCGAGCAGACCTCGGCGATCAAACTCATCGCCACCCACTACCTGCCAATGCCTGACTCCATGCGCGCCGAGCTGCTTGGCTTGTGCACCAGCGGCCCCGACGAGATCGCCCGCTCGGCGATTGCCCAGCAACACTGGGTCGAACTTGCCGCCTCGGGCATTCACAGCCTCCTCGCGCAACAACAACTCAAGCCCGATGCCATCCGTGCCATCGGGAGCCACGGTCAGACCATTCGCCATGAGCCGGCGCGCGGGTTTACCGTGCAGATCGGTAATCCAGCCCTGCTGACTGAGTTGACCGGTATTACCGTCGTCAGCGATTTCCGCAGTCGCGATGTCGCAGCGGGTGGCCAAGGTGCGCCTCTGGTGCCAGCCTTTCACGAAGCGTTGTTTGAAGAGCGTACTGGTAACCAGGCAGTCTTGAATGTCGGCGGATTCAGCAATCTCAGCCTGATTGAGCCGAACAAACCTGTAGCCGGTTTCGACTGCGGGCCGGGGAATGTTCTGATGGACGCCTGGATTAACCGGCAACGGGGCGAGAACTATGACCGGGACGGCAAATGGGCTGCGACCGGCAAGGTTGAACCAACCCTGCTCAAGGCACTGCTCAGCGACCCGTTCTTCGTGACCAAAGGCCCGAAGAGTACCGGCCGGGAAGTCTTCAATCTGCCATGGCTGGAACAGCATCTATCGCGTCTGCCGACTTTCGCAGCCGAAGACGTTCAGGCTACGCTGCTCGAACTGACGGCGCTGACCATCGTCGAGTCGCTACAAGGCGCTCAATCGGACACTCAGGAATTGCTGGTTTGTGGCGGCGGCGCGCACAACGCGACGCTGATGAGACGTCTGGCGGATCTGCTGCCAAATACCCAAGTCGCCAGCACCGCAACTCACGGCGTTGACCCTGACTGGGTAGAAGCCATGGCCTTCGCCTGGCTTGCGCACTGCTGCCTCGAAGGCATCGCCGCCAATCGACCAAGCGTCACCGGCGCTCGCGGCCTGCGCGTACTCGGCGCCATCTACCCGGCCTAA
- the erpA gene encoding iron-sulfur cluster insertion protein ErpA, translating into MSVESFTPTALQFTQGAAHKVKSLVDEEGNDRLKLRVFVTGGGCSGFQYGFTFDEDVADDDTIVEREGVSLVVDPMSFQYLAGAEVDYQEGLEGSRFVIKNPNATTTCGCGSSFSI; encoded by the coding sequence ATGAGCGTCGAATCCTTCACCCCCACGGCTTTGCAATTCACTCAAGGTGCTGCGCACAAGGTGAAGAGCCTGGTCGATGAAGAGGGGAATGATCGCTTGAAGCTGCGCGTATTTGTTACGGGCGGCGGTTGTTCAGGGTTTCAATACGGTTTCACCTTCGATGAAGACGTGGCCGATGACGACACCATCGTCGAGCGCGAAGGCGTGAGCCTGGTGGTCGATCCGATGAGCTTCCAGTACCTGGCCGGTGCCGAGGTGGATTATCAGGAAGGTCTGGAAGGTTCGCGCTTCGTGATCAAGAACCCGAATGCCACCACGACTTGTGGTTGCGGGTCGTCGTTCTCGATCTGA
- the argC gene encoding N-acetyl-gamma-glutamyl-phosphate reductase gives MVKVGIVGGTGYTGVELLRLLAQHPQAEVVVITSRSEAGLAVADMYPNLRGHYDGLAFSVPDVKTLGACDVVFFATPHGVAHALAGELLAAGTKVIDLSADFRLQDADEWAKWYGQPHGAPQLLDEAVYGLPEVNREQIRKARLIAVPGCYPTATQLGFLPLLEAGLADASRLIADCKSGVSGAGRGAAVGSLYSETSESMKAYAVKGHRHLPEIRQGLRRAAGKDVGLTFVPHLTPMIRGIHSTLYATVADRSVDLQALFEKRYANEPFVDVMPAGSHPETRSVRGANVCRIAVHRPQDGDLVVVLSVIDNLVKGASGQAVQNMNILFGLDERFGLSHAGMLP, from the coding sequence ATGGTCAAGGTCGGTATCGTCGGCGGCACGGGTTACACCGGTGTCGAACTGCTGCGTCTGTTGGCACAGCATCCGCAGGCAGAAGTGGTCGTCATCACTTCCCGATCCGAGGCCGGTCTGGCCGTGGCCGACATGTACCCGAACCTGCGCGGTCACTATGACGGGCTGGCGTTCAGCGTGCCGGACGTGAAAACCCTTGGCGCCTGCGATGTGGTTTTCTTCGCCACGCCACATGGTGTGGCTCACGCCTTGGCAGGCGAGCTGCTGGCGGCGGGCACCAAGGTCATCGACCTGTCCGCCGACTTCCGTCTGCAAGATGCTGATGAATGGGCCAAGTGGTACGGCCAGCCACACGGCGCACCGCAATTGCTGGACGAAGCGGTCTATGGTCTGCCGGAAGTCAATCGCGAGCAGATCAGGAAAGCGCGCCTGATCGCGGTGCCGGGTTGCTATCCGACCGCAACGCAATTGGGTTTCCTGCCATTGCTGGAAGCAGGTCTGGCCGACGCATCGCGTTTGATCGCCGACTGCAAATCCGGTGTCAGTGGTGCCGGGCGTGGTGCGGCTGTAGGTTCTTTGTACTCCGAGACGTCGGAAAGCATGAAGGCCTATGCGGTAAAAGGTCATCGCCACCTGCCGGAAATTCGCCAGGGCCTGCGTCGCGCGGCGGGCAAGGATGTCGGCCTGACCTTCGTCCCGCACCTGACGCCGATGATTCGCGGTATTCACTCCACGCTCTACGCGACAGTAGCGGATCGCTCGGTTGATCTGCAGGCACTGTTCGAAAAGCGCTATGCCAACGAACCGTTCGTCGATGTCATGCCAGCCGGCAGCCACCCGGAAACCCGTAGCGTGCGCGGCGCCAACGTCTGTCGCATCGCCGTGCATCGTCCACAGGATGGCGATCTGGTGGTCGTGCTCTCGGTGATCGACAATCTGGTCAAGGGCGCCTCGGGCCAGGCGGTGCAGAACATGAACATTCTTTTCGGACTGGACGAGCGCTTCGGCCTGTCCCACGCCGGCATGCTGCCTTAA
- the hemJ gene encoding protoporphyrinogen oxidase HemJ: MLYLWLKAFHIVSVVCWFAGLFYLPRLFVYHAQSTDSISQERFSVMERKLYRGIMGPAMIATLIFGGWLIYLNPSIFSQGGWIHAKLTLVVLLIGYHHMCGAQVKRFARGENTRSHVFYRWFNEVPVLILLAIVILVVVKPF, from the coding sequence ATGCTCTATCTATGGCTCAAAGCGTTTCACATTGTCAGCGTCGTCTGCTGGTTTGCCGGGCTGTTTTACTTGCCGCGCCTGTTCGTTTACCACGCGCAAAGCACCGACTCGATCAGCCAGGAACGCTTCAGCGTCATGGAGCGCAAGCTGTATCGCGGCATCATGGGCCCGGCGATGATCGCCACGCTGATCTTCGGTGGCTGGCTGATCTACCTTAATCCATCAATCTTCAGCCAGGGCGGCTGGATTCACGCAAAACTGACTCTGGTCGTATTGCTGATCGGCTACCACCACATGTGCGGCGCGCAGGTAAAACGCTTTGCCCGTGGCGAAAACACCCGCAGCCATGTCTTTTATCGCTGGTTCAATGAAGTGCCGGTTCTGATATTGCTGGCTATCGTAATTCTGGTCGTGGTCAAGCCGTTCTAA
- a CDS encoding NAD(P)H-dependent flavin oxidoreductase — MSLPALLEQRLRLPVVAAPMFLISNPELVLACCRNGVVGSFPALNQRESSGFKAWLEQIEAGLAALDNPAPYAVNLIVHHSNPRLQADLDICVEHQVPIVITSLGAVKELVDAVHSYGGLVFHDVTTRRHAEKAAEAGVDGLIAVAAGAGGHAGTWSPFALIAEIREFFDKTLLLAGCLNHGHEILAAQLLGADLAYFGTRFIGTTESHAPDAYKEMLLTAKAADIIHTPAVSGVPASFMRQSLEAAGFDMAALQGKGEVNFGDKLKPINDEAKAWKTVWSAGQGVGQIGDLPSVEQLIARLDAEYRQAQARAAQLPQRWPR, encoded by the coding sequence ATGTCGCTGCCCGCTTTGCTCGAACAACGTCTGCGTCTGCCCGTAGTAGCAGCGCCGATGTTCCTGATCTCCAATCCGGAACTGGTGCTCGCCTGCTGCCGCAACGGCGTGGTCGGCAGCTTTCCGGCTCTGAACCAACGCGAAAGCAGTGGGTTCAAGGCCTGGCTGGAACAGATCGAAGCGGGCCTGGCGGCGCTGGATAATCCGGCTCCTTATGCGGTGAACCTGATTGTTCACCACAGCAACCCGCGTCTGCAGGCGGATCTGGACATCTGCGTCGAGCACCAGGTGCCGATCGTGATCACCAGCCTCGGCGCGGTGAAGGAACTGGTCGACGCGGTGCACAGCTACGGCGGTCTGGTGTTTCACGACGTGACCACGCGGCGCCATGCCGAGAAAGCCGCCGAAGCCGGCGTCGACGGGCTGATTGCCGTCGCGGCCGGCGCCGGCGGGCATGCCGGCACCTGGAGTCCGTTTGCGCTGATTGCCGAGATCCGTGAGTTTTTCGACAAGACGCTGTTGCTTGCAGGATGTCTGAACCACGGCCATGAGATTCTCGCCGCGCAGCTGCTCGGTGCGGATTTGGCCTACTTCGGTACGCGATTTATCGGCACCACCGAAAGTCACGCGCCTGACGCTTATAAAGAAATGCTGCTGACAGCCAAGGCTGCCGACATCATTCATACTCCAGCGGTGTCGGGAGTGCCGGCCAGTTTCATGCGCCAGAGCCTGGAGGCGGCCGGTTTCGACATGGCGGCACTGCAAGGCAAGGGCGAGGTCAATTTCGGCGACAAGCTAAAGCCGATCAACGATGAAGCCAAAGCCTGGAAGACCGTGTGGTCGGCGGGTCAGGGTGTTGGCCAGATTGGCGATCTGCCAAGCGTGGAACAGTTGATCGCGCGGCTCGACGCTGAATATCGTCAGGCCCAAGCGCGCGCTGCACAGTTGCCACAACGCTGGCCGCGCTGA
- a CDS encoding DUF805 domain-containing protein — translation MSDTRYKIVFDGALQPGVDLTTAKLNLADLFKSDVAAIERLFNGRTVALKRDLSHSDAQTYLQALNKTGIDARIEAETAIELNLADVHDNPAAVVEPDSPYAPPRANVGEALPPFATLKPFSVEGRIGRLRFLAWTMVLSLVTLPIVGVFALIALGLVSGDSTTGLILGGILAVFLFIGFMIVSILFSVQRLHDIGWSGWLWLLNLVPFVGSFFPLVIMVVPGNTGANRYGPPPPPNSTAVKVLCSLWIVFFALIFAGGLLGGFSAVQEEYESNLESSYDSGSVTTDEVEVVEPPAISADEAAEPAQAPVDSAQE, via the coding sequence ATGAGCGACACCCGTTACAAGATCGTCTTCGACGGCGCGCTGCAGCCCGGCGTCGACCTCACCACCGCCAAACTGAATCTGGCGGATCTGTTCAAAAGCGATGTGGCCGCCATCGAGCGCCTGTTCAATGGCCGCACCGTCGCCCTCAAACGTGATTTGTCTCACAGCGATGCGCAGACGTATCTGCAGGCGTTGAACAAAACCGGGATCGATGCGCGGATCGAAGCGGAAACAGCCATCGAGCTGAATCTCGCGGACGTACACGATAACCCTGCTGCGGTGGTGGAACCGGACTCGCCTTACGCACCGCCGCGCGCCAATGTCGGTGAAGCTCTGCCGCCATTCGCCACGCTCAAGCCATTCAGCGTCGAAGGCCGGATCGGTCGCCTGCGTTTTCTGGCCTGGACCATGGTCTTGAGTCTGGTGACCCTGCCCATCGTCGGCGTGTTTGCCTTGATTGCGTTGGGCCTGGTCAGCGGCGACTCGACTACCGGCCTGATCCTCGGCGGCATTCTGGCGGTCTTCCTGTTCATTGGCTTCATGATCGTCAGCATTCTGTTCAGCGTTCAGCGCCTGCACGATATCGGCTGGTCGGGCTGGCTGTGGTTGTTGAATCTGGTGCCGTTCGTGGGCAGTTTCTTCCCGCTGGTGATCATGGTTGTGCCCGGCAATACCGGCGCCAACCGCTATGGGCCGCCGCCGCCACCGAACAGCACGGCGGTCAAAGTGCTGTGCTCGTTGTGGATCGTATTCTTCGCACTGATTTTTGCCGGCGGCCTGCTTGGCGGCTTCTCGGCTGTGCAGGAAGAATATGAAAGCAATCTGGAGAGCAGCTATGACAGCGGCTCGGTGACCACCGACGAAGTTGAGGTTGTCGAGCCGCCAGCGATTTCCGCCGACGAGGCAGCCGAACCGGCGCAGGCCCCTGTAGACTCTGCGCAAGAATGA
- a CDS encoding SDR family NAD(P)-dependent oxidoreductase: protein MTRYALITGASSGIGLAMAEALARRGRSLILVARQRDQLESIAIELTQRFDVEVLFRACDLGEPLRLSGFLLELEEGDRQIDLLVNCAGIGTCGPFLAQDWMTEQDLIEVNILALTRLCHALGNSMALLGGGQILNVASVAAYSPGPWMSTYYASKAYVLHFSEALRVELKQSGVKVSVLCPGPTRTPFFRTAQMSSEKIESSHSLMSAEEVALHAVRALDKNRAIIIPGRRNRWLAFLPRLGSRWLNRTIVGMVNKAYCPR, encoded by the coding sequence ATGACCCGTTACGCTCTGATCACCGGTGCTTCCAGCGGCATCGGCCTGGCCATGGCCGAAGCACTGGCCCGGCGCGGCCGCAGCCTGATTCTGGTGGCACGACAGCGTGATCAGCTGGAAAGTATCGCCATCGAGCTGACCCAGCGTTTCGATGTCGAAGTATTGTTTCGCGCCTGCGACCTCGGCGAACCGTTGCGCCTGTCGGGCTTTTTGCTGGAACTGGAAGAAGGCGACCGGCAGATCGATCTGCTGGTCAATTGCGCAGGCATCGGCACTTGCGGGCCGTTCCTGGCGCAAGACTGGATGACCGAGCAGGACCTCATCGAGGTCAATATCCTCGCCCTCACCCGCCTCTGCCATGCGCTGGGTAACAGCATGGCGCTGCTGGGTGGCGGGCAGATTCTCAACGTCGCGTCGGTCGCCGCCTACAGTCCTGGCCCGTGGATGAGCACGTACTACGCCAGCAAAGCGTATGTGCTGCATTTTTCCGAAGCCTTGCGCGTGGAGCTCAAACAAAGCGGCGTGAAAGTTTCGGTGCTGTGCCCCGGCCCGACGCGGACACCGTTCTTCCGAACCGCACAGATGAGTAGCGAAAAGATCGAAAGCAGCCACTCGCTCATGAGTGCGGAAGAAGTGGCACTGCATGCCGTACGCGCACTGGATAAAAACCGCGCCATCATCATTCCGGGACGACGCAACCGCTGGCTGGCCTTTTTGCCGCGACTGGGTTCGCGCTGGCTTAACCGGACGATTGTCGGCATGGTCAACAAAGCTTACTGCCCCCGCTAG
- a CDS encoding histidine triad nucleotide-binding protein: MDTLFTKIINREIPANIIYEDDQVLAFHDIAPQAPVHFLVIPKKPVRTLNDLTEDDKALAGHILFTAQRLALELGCEEGFRVVMNCNELGGQTVYHIHMHVLGQRQMNWPPG, translated from the coding sequence GTGGATACTCTGTTCACCAAGATCATCAACCGGGAAATCCCGGCCAATATCATTTACGAGGACGACCAGGTTCTGGCCTTCCACGACATCGCCCCACAGGCTCCGGTGCACTTTCTGGTAATCCCGAAAAAACCGGTGCGCACGCTCAACGACCTGACCGAAGACGACAAGGCGCTGGCCGGGCACATCCTGTTCACCGCGCAGCGTCTGGCGCTGGAACTGGGTTGCGAAGAGGGCTTCCGCGTGGTGATGAACTGCAATGAACTTGGCGGGCAGACTGTCTATCACATCCATATGCACGTGCTGGGGCAGCGCCAGATGAACTGGCCGCCGGGCTGA
- the coq7 gene encoding 2-polyprenyl-3-methyl-6-methoxy-1,4-benzoquinone monooxygenase, giving the protein MTTQRHYSPIDRLLLQADAAMRTLLPFSGQPYRPSPAILQPDTQMSDEDTRHVAGLMRINHTGEVCAQALYQGQALTAKLPQVRAAMEHAAEEEIDHLVWCEQRIHQLGSHTSVLNPLFYGMSFGIGAVAGLISDKVSLGFVAATEHQVCKHLNEHLEQLPAEDEKSRAILEQMRIDEEHHAESALDAGGFRFPAPVKFGMSLLAKVMTKSTYRI; this is encoded by the coding sequence ATGACTACCCAACGTCACTACTCGCCCATAGACCGTCTGCTGCTGCAAGCCGATGCCGCGATGCGCACCCTGTTGCCCTTCAGTGGCCAGCCGTACCGCCCGTCGCCAGCGATTCTGCAGCCGGATACGCAGATGAGCGATGAAGACACCCGCCACGTCGCCGGTTTGATGCGCATCAACCATACCGGCGAAGTCTGCGCCCAGGCGCTGTATCAGGGACAGGCGCTGACCGCCAAGTTGCCGCAGGTACGCGCAGCCATGGAGCACGCGGCTGAAGAAGAGATCGATCATCTGGTCTGGTGTGAACAGCGCATCCATCAGCTGGGTAGCCATACCAGCGTGCTGAATCCACTGTTTTACGGCATGTCGTTCGGTATCGGCGCGGTGGCCGGGCTGATCAGCGACAAGGTCAGCCTTGGTTTCGTTGCGGCGACCGAGCATCAGGTCTGCAAACACTTGAACGAGCATCTCGAGCAGTTGCCGGCCGAGGACGAAAAATCCCGGGCGATTCTCGAACAGATGCGCATCGATGAAGAACACCATGCGGAAAGCGCGTTGGATGCGGGCGGATTTCGTTTTCCGGCGCCGGTGAAGTTCGGCATGAGTTTGTTGGCGAAGGTGATGACCAAGAGTACTTATCGGATCTGA
- the speD gene encoding adenosylmethionine decarboxylase: protein MKSKLKLHGFNNLTKTLSFNIYDICYAETPQDQQAYVEYINQEYNAKRLTQILTEVVEIIGANILNIASQDYEPQGASVTILISEEPVTPTDSQIEESPGPLPEIILAHLDKSHITVHTYPEIHPDDGIATFRVDIDVSTCGVISPLKALNFLIHQFDSDIVTVDYRVRGFTRDVEGNKHFIDHEINSIQNYLSEDTRDAYQMTDVNVYQENLFHTKMLLKNFELDNYLFGDATSNLSPEQRAQVTDRVKHEMLEIFYARNMPT, encoded by the coding sequence GTGAAAAGCAAACTCAAGCTCCACGGGTTCAATAACCTGACAAAGACCTTGAGCTTCAACATCTATGACATCTGCTACGCGGAGACCCCGCAAGACCAGCAGGCTTACGTCGAGTACATCAATCAAGAGTACAACGCGAAACGCCTGACGCAGATTCTCACAGAAGTTGTCGAGATCATTGGTGCCAACATCCTGAACATCGCCAGTCAGGACTATGAACCCCAGGGCGCCAGCGTCACGATTCTGATTTCGGAAGAGCCGGTGACCCCGACTGACAGCCAGATCGAAGAATCGCCGGGCCCGTTGCCCGAAATCATTCTGGCCCACCTCGACAAGAGCCACATCACGGTGCACACCTATCCGGAAATCCATCCGGACGACGGTATTGCGACCTTCCGTGTGGATATCGACGTGTCGACTTGTGGTGTCATTTCACCGCTCAAAGCGCTCAACTTCCTCATTCACCAGTTCGATTCGGACATCGTGACCGTGGATTACCGTGTGCGCGGCTTCACCCGTGACGTTGAAGGCAACAAGCACTTCATCGACCACGAGATCAACTCGATCCAGAACTACCTCTCCGAAGACACCCGCGACGCGTACCAGATGACCGACGTGAACGTGTACCAGGAAAACCTGTTCCACACCAAAATGCTGCTGAAGAACTTCGAACTGGATAACTACCTGTTCGGCGACGCCACCAGCAACCTCTCGCCCGAGCAGCGTGCCCAGGTGACCGACCGTGTGAAACACGAAATGCTGGAAATCTTCTACGCGCGCAACATGCCGACCTAA
- a CDS encoding OsmC family protein, with protein sequence MKARIQWAGEAMFLGESGSGHVVVMDGPPDAGGRNLGVRPMEMLLLGVGGCSNFDVVSILKKSRQAVESCEAFLDAERATEDPKVFTKIHMHFVVKGRGLKEAQVKRAIELSAEKYCSASIMLGAAGVAITHDYEIVELG encoded by the coding sequence ATGAAGGCACGCATCCAATGGGCTGGCGAAGCCATGTTCCTCGGCGAATCCGGCAGCGGTCATGTCGTAGTGATGGACGGCCCGCCGGACGCCGGTGGCCGTAACCTCGGGGTTCGCCCGATGGAAATGCTCTTGCTCGGTGTCGGCGGATGCAGCAACTTCGACGTGGTCAGCATCCTGAAGAAGTCGCGTCAGGCCGTTGAAAGCTGCGAAGCCTTCCTCGACGCCGAACGTGCGACCGAAGATCCGAAGGTCTTCACCAAGATCCACATGCACTTCGTGGTCAAGGGCCGGGGCCTGAAAGAAGCCCAGGTCAAGCGCGCCATCGAGCTGTCCGCCGAGAAGTATTGCTCGGCGTCGATCATGCTCGGCGCGGCTGGCGTGGCAATTACCCACGACTATGAAATCGTCGAACTCGGCTGA
- the crp gene encoding cAMP-activated global transcriptional regulator CRP — protein sequence MVAITPTPKIKNIDKLLMHCQRRRHAAKSNIICAGDRSDTLYFIIKGSVTILIEDDDGREMIIAYLNAGDFFGELGLFEQAGQEQERSAWVRAKVECETAEISYAKFRELSQQDPDILYALSGQIAQRLRNTTRKVGDLAFFDVTGRVARCLLELCKQPDAMTHPDGMQIKVTRQEIGRIVGCSREMVGRVLKDLEERNLVDVKGKTMVVFGTR from the coding sequence ATGGTTGCTATTACCCCCACACCCAAAATCAAGAACATCGACAAGCTGTTGATGCATTGCCAGCGCCGGCGTCATGCGGCCAAGAGCAACATCATCTGCGCCGGGGATCGCTCGGACACGCTGTACTTCATCATCAAGGGTTCGGTCACCATCCTCATCGAAGATGACGATGGCCGCGAGATGATCATCGCCTACCTCAACGCCGGGGATTTTTTCGGCGAACTGGGTCTGTTTGAGCAAGCCGGTCAGGAGCAGGAACGCAGCGCCTGGGTGCGGGCCAAGGTCGAATGTGAAACCGCAGAAATCAGTTATGCCAAGTTCCGCGAACTGTCGCAGCAGGATCCAGACATTCTTTACGCGCTCAGCGGACAAATCGCACAGCGCCTGCGCAACACCACGCGCAAAGTCGGCGACCTGGCGTTTTTCGACGTCACCGGCCGCGTCGCCCGCTGCCTGCTGGAGCTGTGCAAACAGCCGGACGCCATGACCCATCCGGACGGCATGCAGATCAAAGTCACCCGTCAGGAAATCGGTCGGATTGTCGGTTGTTCGCGAGAAATGGTCGGCCGCGTGCTCAAGGATCTTGAAGAACGCAATCTGGTCGACGTGAAGGGCAAGACCATGGTGGTCTTCGGTACGCGCTAA